Proteins encoded in a region of the Solanum dulcamara chromosome 9, daSolDulc1.2, whole genome shotgun sequence genome:
- the LOC129904565 gene encoding uncharacterized protein LOC129904565, protein MVLSRIVFLKKQRSIVKHISRAKQKMAHMGGSKSIATLMNEQAIDGIEPTRAKVYILTHTKCRDGRPLDGESSNVVDTMKEKLSNGETPKEQSHGSVAWEGDVCSQVLGNEKSGYVRALGLGPMPSLLWGCKSFLRNISVDGLCNEAAHKLEQEMKELNKKQDEEVILMRKKSRNANFRIIMDETSHVEICFY, encoded by the exons ATGGTCTTGTCTCGTATTGTCTTTCTTAAAAAGCAAAG AAGCATAGTCAAGCACATTAGCCGAGCTAAGCAAAAAATGGCTCACATGGGAGGATCCAAAAGCATAGCTACCTTGATGAATGAACAG GCTATAGATGGAATAGAGCCTACACGTGCAAAAGTCTACATATTAACTCATACAAAGTGTAGAGATGGTAGACCATTGGATGGGGAGTCTTCAAATGTTGTT GACACGATGAAAGAGAAGTTGAGTAATGGCGAGACACCTAAGGAACAATCTCATGGCAGTGTTGCTTGGGAAGGAGATGTGTGTTCTCAAGTGTTGGGAAATGAAAAAAGTGGTTATGTTCGTGCTTTAGGACTTGGTCCAATGCCTTCTCTGTTATGGGGCTGTAAATCTTTCTTACGAAATATTTCTGTTGATGGTTTATGTAATGAGGCTGCACATAAGTTAGAACAAGAGATGAAGGAGTTGAACAAAAAACAGGATGAAGAAGTGATTTTGatgagaaaaaaatcaagaaatgcTAATTTCAGAATTATCATGGATGAGACAAGTCATGTGGAAATATGCTTCTACTGA
- the LOC129903651 gene encoding uncharacterized protein LOC129903651, translating to MERFWLILGRLLTAQSCQKSYADKRVWPLVFMVGYQVWLRVSPLKSVMRFGKKVKLSPRFIGPFEILDRVREVSFRLTLPPSLSSVHLVFHVWMLRRYIKDESYVISHDSVELRPYLTYEEEPMAILDWQIRKLRTKEIASMKVQWRHWPMEEAT from the coding sequence ATGGAGCGGTTTTGGTTGATTCTGGGTAGGTTGTTGACGGCTCAGAGTTGCCAAAAGAGTTATGCTGACAAGCGGGTTTGGCCTTTGGTATTTATGGTCGGCTACCAGGTATGGTTGAGGGTCTCGCCCTTGAAGAGTGTCATGAGGTTCGGGAAGAAGGTCAAGCTCAGCCCTAGGTTtattggtccttttgagatCCTAGATCGAGTGAGGGAGGTGTCTTTCAGACTTACCTTGCCACCTAGTCTATCCTCTGTACATCTTGTATTTCATGTCTGGATGCTACGGCGCTACATTAAAGATGAGTCTTATGTGATTTCCCATGATTCGGTTGAGTTGAGACCATATTTGacatatgaggaggagccgatgGCTATTTTAGATTGGCAAATCAGGAAATTGAGGACTAAAGAGATAGCTTCGATGAAGGTCCAGTGGCGGCATTGGCCCATGGAGGAGGCTACTTGA